TGGATTCATTTTTATTATTGACAAATAATTTTATTTTCAGTACTATATCAATAATCATTAAAATAATGGAGGTATAAATGAAAAAAGGATTTTTAGTTAAATTTTTAACTCTAGTAGCAGGTCTAATATTTTCTTTCACAGCATTCGCTGATACTTTTGAGGGAGTAGGAAAGGGATATGGTGGAGATATTGTTGTAGAAGCAGAAATTTCTAATAACAAATTGACAGCAGTAAAAGTAAAAGAAGATTCTGAATCAGATTTTGCAAAAATAGTAATACAACAAATAATAGAAAAGGTTATAGCTGCACAAAGTGTAAAAGTTGATGATGTGGCTGGAGCAACTGCAACAAGTAAAGGAATAAAAAGAGCTATATCAAATGCTATCAAAAAGAGTGGTGCAACTTTAACGCAAAATGAACAAGCATCAGCAGTTAAAGCTAAATCAGCAGAAACAGATGTAGTTGTTATTGGTGGAGGTGGAGCAGGTATAACTGCTGCCATCGCTGCCCATGAAAAAGGTGCTAAAGTTATCCTTTTAGAAAAAACTGCATTATTGGGAGGAAATACTAACTATGCAACTGGAGGAATAAATGCTGCTGGAACAAAAATACAAAAGGCAGCAGGAATAGAAGATAGCCCAGAGCTATTTATGCAAGATACTATTAAAGGTGGTAAAAATCTTAATAATAAAGAACTTGTAAAGGTTATGACAGAAAATTCATCTGAAATAATAGATTGGTTAGTTGAAAGAGGAGTAGACATAACTGAGGTAACTTTTAGTGGAGGTCAAAGTGTAAAAAGAATACATAGACCAACAGGTGGAGTTGCGGTAGGACCGGTTGTAGTGTCAGGTTTATCAAAAGTATTGGAAAAAGAAAAAATAGATATCAGAACTTCTGATAAGGCTATTGAAATTATAAAAAAAGATAATAAGGTAGTTGGGGTAAAAGTAAGCGGGAAAGATGGAGAATATACTATAACAGCTAAGGCAGTTATTGTTGCAACAGGAGGTTTTGGTGCAAATTCTCAAATGGTTACAAAATATAATCCTGCATTAAAAGGTTTTGGAACTACTAATAACCCGGCTATAGTTGGTGAAGGAATTGAAATGGTGGAAAAAGTTGGTGGAGATCTAGTGGATATGAAAGAAATTCAAACTCATCCAACTGTTGTTCATAAAAAGCCATATATGATAACTGAATCTGTAAGAGGTGAAGGAGCAATTCTTGTTAATAGAGATGCTAAAAGATTTATAAATGAATTAGAAACAAGAGATGTTGTTTCTAAGGCAGTATTGGAACAAAAAGAGGGTTCTGCTTTTATTCTGTTTAATCAAGAAATTAGAGAAAAATTAAAAGCAGCTGATGGCTATGTGAAAAAAGGATATGCTGTTGAAGGAACACTTGATGAAATTGCTAAACAATTAGGGCTAGATGCTAAAACTTTAAAAGAAACTGTAAGTAAATACAATGAAGCTGTGAAGGCAAAAGTAGATAAAGAGTTTAATAAAAAAGTATTTGCTAGAGAATTGCTAGGAGAAAAATTCTATGCTATTGAAATTTCACCAGCAGTACATCATACTATGGGTGGAGTTCGTATAAACACAAATGCAGAAGTTTTAGCTAAAAACGGAAAAGCAATTAGGGGACTTTATGCTGCTGGAGAAGTTACAGGTGGAGTTCATGGTGCAAACAGAATAGGTGGTAATGCTATGACTGATATAACGGTTTATGGTAAAATTGCTGGAGAAAATGCAGCTACTTATTCAAAATCTGTAAAATAAAATTTTAATAAAATTAATTACAAAGGATTAGTCTTTTAGAAGATTAATCCTTTTTGTATTTTAATAGGCTCTGTGTCAAATGGTGTTGATGAAAAAAACTAGGTAAAACCTAGATTTTTCAATAGATAGTTTATAAGTAAAATTCAGCATGTTCAACTCTGCCTAATGTTATAGAGTTGGAGCTAAATAAATTTTACAGATAAAAATTTATTAAACATTTAATTTCCTTTTTTCTCCATTTTCAATAAAAATTACTTCAGAATTATTCAGAGGACACAAGCTTAAATTCGAATATTCATCAACGATTTGTTTAGAACATTCTTTAAATGGAGTACATAAATAGTGAGGAACTATATAACAATCAATTAAGTCTAACCCAGAATAGTCTTTTTGCGAAAAATTTTTTGGAACTTCATCCATTGAATTTATATATGAGAGATCTTTAGCACAAATTATTGCACCAGCTGACTCACCTACATATAATTTTCCTGAATTTAAATGTTTCTTAATTAATTTATCCACACCTGTTTTTCTTATCTGATCAATCAAGAAAAATGTATTTCCTCCAGTAAAATAAATAATATCTGCATTTTCAAAAGCCTTATTAATTTCATCTATTGGAGCTGTTGAAATTTCAATTTCTGTTATATTGGCATTCATTTTTTTCCATAACTTTCGTGCTGATCCGACATAACCTTTATATTCTTCATTTATTGAAGCAGTTGGTATAAAAAGGACATTCTTTCCTGTCACTTCATTTTTCAATAAATTTCCTACTTTTTCAAAATGTGAGCATAAAAACAATCTCATAAAATTCACCCTTCTTTTGTCTTTATTATAATATTAAGTTTGTTATTAATTTCTAGTTTTCATTCTAATGTTTTTTAGATATTCAATTCTTTTTTTTACTTCCTGTGTTCCTATTTCAAGTACCTTTTTTCAAGCATAAATCTAGTTCCATCATTTAATTCTATAAGAGCAGATTTTTCATCTGAATAGATTATTTTACCTAAACTAGGGTTATCAACATATTCCTTTATAGGATTTCTGCTTTCTGTATTATAACTATTTAAGTTTTTGACTTCTTCATTGTATACTTTATTCTCAACAATATATACTTTTTCTATTTCTTTTTTATTTGAATATTTTTTGTGAGCCTCTTCTACTGTTTTTTGTACTTCATAATCTCTTCTAATTTGAGTGTCTATATTTTTTAAGTTTTCCCTATGCTTCATCTCTGAGTCTTGATAAGAATTTCCTAAAATTAAAGCAGAGCTTATTATAATTGCAGCCCTTTCTTCTCCTGGTAAACTTCCCCACCAACTTGCTTGAGTGATACTAGAGATTAATAAAGTTCCTGCTATTAATTCTTTTAAAATTTTCATAATAAAACCTCCTTAATTTGTTCCACATTTTTTGTAAGCAAAAAAAGACAAAAAACTCTTTCCTATTGAAACAAGTATGCTTACTAGCAAGATAAAGGATATGATTTATTTGTCTTAGAATAATTCTATTAAAAATACTCAAAATAAAAAATTATCTGGAAATGGTTAAATATGGTGGAAGTGACGGGAATTGAACCCGTGTCCGAAACTACAGAAACCATGAGCTTCTACAAGCTTAGTTTACTATTGAATTTCGCAATAATTACTCCCGTAAACAGGGCTAATTAAAGCTATTCTCTTAATTTTCCTGTAAATTTAGAGAAATC
This DNA window, taken from Fusobacterium russii ATCC 25533, encodes the following:
- a CDS encoding Type 1 glutamine amidotransferase-like domain-containing protein; this encodes MRLFLCSHFEKVGNLLKNEVTGKNVLFIPTASINEEYKGYVGSARKLWKKMNANITEIEISTAPIDEINKAFENADIIYFTGGNTFFLIDQIRKTGVDKLIKKHLNSGKLYVGESAGAIICAKDLSYINSMDEVPKNFSQKDYSGLDLIDCYIVPHYLCTPFKECSKQIVDEYSNLSLCPLNNSEVIFIENGEKRKLNV
- a CDS encoding flavocytochrome c translates to MKKGFLVKFLTLVAGLIFSFTAFADTFEGVGKGYGGDIVVEAEISNNKLTAVKVKEDSESDFAKIVIQQIIEKVIAAQSVKVDDVAGATATSKGIKRAISNAIKKSGATLTQNEQASAVKAKSAETDVVVIGGGGAGITAAIAAHEKGAKVILLEKTALLGGNTNYATGGINAAGTKIQKAAGIEDSPELFMQDTIKGGKNLNNKELVKVMTENSSEIIDWLVERGVDITEVTFSGGQSVKRIHRPTGGVAVGPVVVSGLSKVLEKEKIDIRTSDKAIEIIKKDNKVVGVKVSGKDGEYTITAKAVIVATGGFGANSQMVTKYNPALKGFGTTNNPAIVGEGIEMVEKVGGDLVDMKEIQTHPTVVHKKPYMITESVRGEGAILVNRDAKRFINELETRDVVSKAVLEQKEGSAFILFNQEIREKLKAADGYVKKGYAVEGTLDEIAKQLGLDAKTLKETVSKYNEAVKAKVDKEFNKKVFARELLGEKFYAIEISPAVHHTMGGVRINTNAEVLAKNGKAIRGLYAAGEVTGGVHGANRIGGNAMTDITVYGKIAGENAATYSKSVK